Genomic DNA from Streptomyces sp. PCS3-D2:
TCCCGCAGGACATCGTCGCCCGTCGGCCTGAACGGGTCAGGTTCCGACTCCGCATCCGGCTCCGGCGCCGGGGCGGGCCGCCGGGGCCCCCGCGCCGGGTACGGACGGGTCTGCGCCCTGGGCATCGGCGCGCGCCCGGTCGGAGTCGCTGCGCAGGACGCAGAACTCGTTGCCCTCGGGATCGGCGAGAACGGCCCAACCGGACCCGTCGGGGTTGCGGTGGTCGGAGACGAAGGTGGCGCCGAGACCGAGCAGCCGCTCCACCTCCTCGTCACGCGTGGTTTCCGGGCGCAGGCACAGGTGGATCCGGTTCTTGACCGTCTTGTGTTCGGGCACCTGGTTGAAGTAGAGCACCGGCCCCTCCGCCAGCAGCACCATCGTTTCCCGGTCGCCCGGTTTGGCGTCCGGATGCATCGGGCAGCCCGTCGCACCGCTCCAGAACCGGGCCAACGCGTAGGCGTCCGCACAGTCGACCGCCACGTTCTGCACTATCGAGACCATGCGCGAGATCCTTCCCGATCTTGACCCCGAGTACCAGCGGTGTGCGGGAACAACGAGAGGCCGCTGACCGTTTGTCTTGATGCGGGGCGCAGGAGGACGAAGCCCCCGGGCCCGGTGCGGTGCCCGCGTCGCCGCCGCCGGGAGGTCACACGGGGTCCTTCCCGCTCCCGCTCGTGAACGCCCTGGCCCGCCTTCCCCGTTATGTTTTCTGCGGTTCCGCAATGGGGCCGCTGGCCTCCGGGCCCGGCATGACTGTTGCCCCCTGTCGAAGGCATGACCTGGGGGGTGGTGTCACCGGGTCCGGGGGTGTTCGTCGGAGACGCTGATCAGAGGTCCGGCCACCGTCCGGTCCGGCGCAATGCTGGACAGTTCGCGGGCGGCAGGTCTGCATAACGTGGATGCGCGAGCACGACACCCGAGCCGAGGCCGGCACCGTCAACACCCCCTGGGAAGGGGCACGATGTTCGAGATCGAAGACGTGGGCGTGTTCCTGGGCCTGGACGTCGGCAAGAGCAGCCATCACGGTCATGGGCTCACCCCGGGCGGGAAGAAGGTCTTCGACAAGCAGCTGCCCAACAGCGAGCCCAAGCTGCGGGCCGTCTTCGACAAGCTGACCGCGAAGTTCGGCACCGTGCTGGTGATCGTGGACCAGCCCGCCTCCATCGGCGCCCTGCCACTGACCGTCGCCCGCGACGCGGGCTGCCAGGTCGCCTACCTGCCCGGACTGGCGATGCGCCGGATCGCCGACCTCTACCCGGGCGAGGCCAAGACCGACGCCAAGGACGCCGCCGTCATCGCGGACGCCGCCCGGACGATGCCGCACACCCTGCGCTCGCTGGAGCTGACCGACCAGATCACCGCCGAGCTGACCGTGCTCGTCGGCTTCGACCAGGACCTGGCCGCCGAGGCCACCCGCACCTCCAACCGGATACGGGGCCTGCTCACCCAGTTCCACCCCAGCCTGGAACGCGTCCTGGGCCCGCGCCTGGACCACCAGGCCGTGACCTGGCTGCTGGAGCGCTACGGATCCCCAGCCGCCCTGCGCAAGGCCGGACGCCGCAGACTCGTCGAGCTGATCCGCCCGAAGGCCCCGCGCATGGCCACCAGGCTGATCGACGACGTCTTCAACGCGCTCGACGAGCAGACCGTCGTCGTTCCCGGGACCGGCACCCTCGACATCGTCATCCCCTCCCTGGCCGCCTCGCTGGCCGCTGTCCACACCCAGCGCCGGGCGATGGAAGCCCAGATCAACGCCCTGCTGGAGGCTCACCCTCTTTCCCCGGTCCTGACGTCGATGCCCGGCGTCGGCGTCAGGACCGCCGCCGTCCTGCTGGTCACCGTCGGCGACGGCACCAGCTTCCCCACCGCCGCCCACCTCGCCTCCTACGCCGGCCTCGCCCCCACCACGAAGCAGTCCGGGACCTCGATCCATGGCGAACACGCACCCCGAGGCGGAAACCGGCAGCTCAAACGGGCGATGTTTCTCTCCGCCTTCGCCTGCATGAACGCCGACCCGGCCTCCCGCGCCTACTACGACAAGCAACGAGCACGCGGCAAAACCCACACCCAGGCCCTCCTCCGCCTCGCCCGCCAACGCATCAGCGTCCTGTTCGCCATGCTCCGCGACGGCACCTTCTACGAATCCCGGACACCGACGGACGTCGAGCTCGCCGCTTAGCCTCAGCGAGCCCGAACCACCCGAAACCCGACACAGGTGCCTTGACGAAAGACATAGAGGCACCCCCCGGCCGGCTGGGGCCGCCCCGATCGGCCATCCCCCCCGGCCGGTCGGGGCCCTCGTGCCCGCGCCGCCCGGCAGGGCGGAGCCCCACCCGTTGCGGGGAGCGGCGCCCGCCCGGACGGCGCCACCGTCGGATACTGGAACCGGCCGGGCCGGGCCCACGGGCCTACCTCGCCGGTGGCGGGGTAGGCGCCGCGCAGCAGGTGCCGTGTCCCACGGCGGCTACGACCTTCGGGAGGACCGATGACCCGACGAGTGCACGAGGTGATGACGCGCAACCCGGTGGCCGTGGAGCGCCTGACCTCACTGGCGGAAGCGGCGCGGGTGATGCGGGACGCGGGCATCGGGGACGTGCTGGTCGTCGACCAGGGCCGGCTCTGCGGCATCGTCACGGACCGCGATCTCGTCGTCCGCGGGATGGCGGAGGACCGTGACCCCGCGGAGACGACCGTGCACGCGGTCTGCAGCACCGAACCCCTGACCGTCGTCGGGCCCGACGACCACGTCGACGAGGCCGTCGACCTCATGCGCCGGCACGCGCTGCGGCGCCTGCCCGTGCGCGACGCCGGGGGCGAGCTCGTCGGCATCGTCACCCTGGGCGACCTGGAGGTGGAGCGGGACCCCGGCTCGCCGCTCGCCTCCATCGCGGCTGCCGAGGAGGCGGCCCGCGACCGGTGACGGCCGCGACGGACTCCGCCCGCCCGGTGCCCATCGGATCGCAGGGACGTCGAACGGAGCCGAACGGAGCCCGACGGGCCGCGTGGCGGCCTCGCCTCCGGTCGTCCCGCGGCCGGCCGCGTCGTCCTCTACAGCGTCGAACACCGGGCGCGGCGGCTTCAGATGGGTGCCCCGGGCCGGTTCCCGGCCCCGCCGACCGGAGGCGCAGCGTGCGTGCGCACTGCGACCCGTAGACCACATGGTGCGGAAAGTAACCGGCTGTGTCAGCGTGGTGGAGAGGAATCCTCGGAATCCTCCGTCCCCGTCAGAAGGAGTCTGCCGTCATGGGCGGAATGAAGGACAAGCACCGGGAGCCGGGCAAGGGCCGCGAGGACGAGCAGCGCCCGCTGCCGCCCGGACTGGACCCGGTCCATCCCGAGCCCCGCCAACCGTCGCGTCGGCCGGGCCGTCAGGGCGCGCCCCGTGCCAAGGGCCCGCACGCAGACGGCTTCTGATCGGAGCGGCCGGGCGTCCGGGATCCGGGGCAACACCCCACGCACGCAGGGCCCGGCCGGAGCCGCAGTCGCCCCGGCCGGGCCCTGTCCCATCCGAGGCGGCTCCGCCCGAAGGGCGGCGGAACGAGGGAGGACCGACGTACCCGCAGCGGGGCGAGAGCGCCGCGCAGGACCTGCCGTCCTTCGCGCGGGACCGTCCCGTACTGCGGTCAGACAGAGGACTCGGGGCAGTTCGAAGCCGGCCTTCGGCCCGGCGGGAAGCGGGCATCCATGACGGAGCGCCTCCATAGATCGGGTCTGGTCGGCGAACTCTTCGCCGAATTCGCCGGCACCATGATCCTTATCCTCTTCGGTTGCGGTGTGGTGGCCCAAGTGGTCGCGGGCGGGGCCCTCACGGACCCCGCGGGCGGTCTCGGGAACCACGACAGCATCGCCTGGGCCTGGGGCCTCGGCGTGACCCTGGGCGTCTACGTCGCGGCCAGGCTGAGCGGTGCTCACATCAACCCCGCTGTGACGGTCGCACTGGCCGCGTTCAAGGGCTTCCCGTGGAAGAAGGTGGCCCCCTACGCAGTGGCCCAGGTGGCCGGAGCCTTCGTGGGGGCCCTGATCGTCCGCTGGAACTACAGCGAGGCGTTGGCCAAGGCCGACCCCGGTCACACCATCAAGACGCAGGGGGTCTTCTCCACGCTCCCGGCGAACGGCAACACGAACCTGCCGGTGACCGAGTGGGGCGCGCTGCGCGACCAGATCATCGGCACCGCCATCCTCCTCTTCCTGGTGCTGGCCATCACGGACATGCTCGGTACGCCCCCCGGCGCCAACCTCGCCCCGTTCATCGTCGGCCTGATCGTGGTGGCGATCGGCATGGCGTGGGGCACCAACGCCGGCTACGCGATCAACCCGGCCCGTGACTTCGGCCCCCGCCTGGCGAGCTTCCTCACCGGCTACGGCGGGGCATGGCGAGATCAGTACGGCCATCTCTATTTCTGGGTCCCGATCATCGGCCCCTTCATCGGGGGCGTGCTCGGAGCGGCTCTCTACAAGCTCCTCGTCGGCCGGTTCCTGCCGGACGCCGAACCCGAGCCCCCCGGACGGGTACCGGTCCCGGACGAGAGCTGAACCGCACAGAGCTGCCCGCACCCGGGACGGACGCGCATCGGCGCTCCGTCCCGGGCGCCGGCCCCATTCACGGCATTCCCCAGAGGAGGCGGCATCCCATGGCTGACTTCGTCGGCGCAGTGGACCAGGGCACCACCAGCACCCGATTCATGATCTTCGACCATGCCGGCAACGAGGTGGCCAGGCACCAACTGGAGCACAACCAGATCCTGCCGCGCTCGGGATGGGTCGAACACGACCCGGTGGAGATCTGGGAGCGCACCAACTCGGTGATCCAGAACGCCCTCCGGCACGGCAACCTCGACGCCTCCGACCTCGCGGCCGTGGGCATCACCAACCAGCGCGAGACCACCGTCGTCTGGGACCCCCGCACCGGGCGCCCGTACTACAACGCGATCGTCTGGCAGGACACCCGTACCGACTCCATCGCTGCGGCGCTGGAGCGCGGCGGCCAGGGCAAGGTCATCCGCCGCAAGGCGGGGCTGCCCCCGGCCACCTACTTCTCCGGCGGCAAGATCCAGTGGATCCTGGAGAACGTCGACGGCGTGCGGGAGGCCGCCGAGAAGGGGCACGCCCTCTTCGGCAACACCGACTGCTGGGTGCTGTGGAACCTCACCGGAGGCCCCGACGGCGGCGTCCACGCCACCGATGTCACCAACGCCAGCCGCACCATGCTGATGGACCTGGAGACCCTCGACTGGGACGACGAACTGCTGGGGTTCTTCGGCATTCCCCGGTCCATGCTGCCCACGATCAACCCGTCGTCCCATCCCGAGGCGTACGGACGGACCCGCACGTCGCGGCCGTTGCGGGAGGCCATCCCCATCACGGGCGTGCTCGGTGACCAGCAGGCGGCCACCGTGGGCCAGGTCTGCTTCGCGCCCGGCGAGGCGAAGAACACCTACGGAACCGGTAACTTCCTGGTCCTCAACACCGGCACCGAGCTCGTCCGCTCGCGGCACGGCCTCCTCACCACCGTGGCCTACCAGTTCGGCGACAGCCCCGCGGTCTACGCCCTCGAAGGCTCCATCGCGGTCACCGGCTCCGCCGTGCAGTGGCTGCGCGACCAGCTGAAGATCATCACTGACGCTGCCGAGACCGAACGCCTGGCCCGTACGGTCGAGGACAGTGGGGGCATCTACTTCGTTCCGGCCTTCTCCGGACTGTTCGCCCCGTACTGGCGCTCCGACGCCCGCGGCGCCATCGTCGGCCTCGCCCGCTACCACGACAGCGGCCACTTGGCGCGGGCCACCCTGGAGGCCATCTGCTACCAGAGCCGCGACGTCGTGGAGGCCATGGAGCAGGACTCGGGTGTGCACCTCGACGTGCTCAAGGTCGACGGCGGCGTCACCGCCAACGACCTGTGCATGCAGACGCAGTCCGACGTCCTCGGCGTACCGGTCAGCCGCCCCGTCGTCGCCGAGACCACCGCGCTGGGCGCCGCCTACGCGGCCGGCCTCGCCACCGGCTTCTGGCGGGACACGGACGAACTGCGCACCCACTGGCAGGAGTCCAAGCGCTGGGAGCCCCAGTGGTCCGAGGAGCGGCGCGCCGAAGGGTACGAGGGCTGGAAGAGGGCAGTGGAACGCACGCTCGACTGGGCCAAGGTCGAGTAACGGCCCGTCCGCGCCCCCTGGCCGGCGGCACTCGCCACCTGGCGCAGACGGGATGACCGCCGGCCTCTCGCATTCTCCGCCGCGCCGAGGGCCTGCCTCCCCCTCTCGGAACCGGCCGTTCGGAGACGGGGAGGCACGTCACAGACCTGGACCCTTATGGACTTCTTGCTCCGTATGTCACCCTGACCGTCAACCGGGTCACCCACCTGCCGCTCGACCCGGGCGACGACCCCCACGGATGCACCCATGCCCCTGCCGTTCCCGTCCCGAGCCGTCCCCGTCGTACTGGCCGGTTCCGTGACCGCCCTGCTGGCGGCCTGCGGGCCCTCGGCCGCCGCCGGACCCGCGGCGGGGCCGCGGACGACGCAGGTGCCCACCACGGCCCCGGCCACCGGTCCGGCGTCCGCCGGGGCCGTCGAGCCCGCGGCCACGCCCGCGCGGGATCCGGTCGATGTCCGCACCCGGGAGTCGAACCTGTCCATACCCTCCGCGGGGGTCACCGGGCTCCGCGTGGTCCCGTACGAGGGCACCACCGACGACCGGCCCGGAACCCTCATCCAGGACCGCGGGATCGCAGCCAGCCCGTACGGGGAGCGGGGTGGGGTGGGACCCGGCCAGGTGGGGAACTTCCTGGTCACCGCGCACCGGCTGTCGGCCGGCGGCCCGCTGCGGGACCTGCCCGCCGTCGGCGTGGGCGACCCGGTCGTCGTGACCGCGGACGGGGCCGAGTACACCTACGAGATCATCGCCACCCGCAGGACGTCCTTCCGGTCGCAGCGCTCGCTCGACGAACAGCGCGCGCCGGTCCCCGGGGCACCCGGCGCGACCCCCACCCAGGCCATGATCACGATCTCGACCTGCGCCACACCGGAGGACCACGCCGAGGGCAACTTCTGGAGCGACGCCCAGGGCAATCCCGAGCACCGCATCGACAAGATCGGAGTGCTGCGCCGGACAGCGACCTCGACCTAGGGTTCGACACGGAAGTGGATCGTGTTCGTTCCCGATCATGTCTTGCGGGACGCGGGGTCTGACGAACGGGCGGCGTGTCCCCGGCTGGAGTCGCTGCCGCCGCGCGGCAGCAGGCCGGTTCGACCGGATGCGACGGGACGCGGGGTGCCGTCGCCGCCCTCGCCGGTCGCGATCTCGTACGGGTCGGTGGTGGCCCCGTGCCCACCCCGGTGCCGGCGGCGGCGAGGAGTGCGGTGATGCCCCGGTCGGCGGCCGAAGAGTGGCCGGGGGAGTGGGGCGTGCCTAGGTTCGTCGCATGGATACCGAGGGCGCGGCGACCGAGTCGCGGAAGACGACAGCGGTGGAGGACGTCGCGCATCACTTGGTGCGCTGTCTGCGGGCGGAGGGCGTCGAGTACGTCTTCGGGATCCCGGGGGAGGAGAACATCCGCTTCGTCGACGCGCTGAACGACTCCGGAATCCGCTACATCCTGGTGCGCCACGAACAGGCCGCCTCGTTCATGGCGGAGATCTACGGACGGCTGACCGGCCGGGCCGGCGTGTGTTCGGCGACCCTGGGGCCCGGCGCGATCAATCTGCTGCTCGGCACCGCGGACGCCACGACCAACAGCGCGCCGCTGGTGGCGCTGGCCGCCCAGGGTTCCCTGCGCCGCATCCACAAGGAGTCCCACCAGGTCATCGACCTTGTGTCGATGTTCGCTCCCGTCACCCTGTGGTCGGCCCGCATCGAGTGTCCGGACGCGGTGCCGGAAATGATGCGCAAGGCGTTCAAGACCGCTCAGAGCGAGCGTCCCGGTGCCGTGTTCCTGGCGGTGCCGGAGGACATCGAAGCGGACCGTCCCGTCGAGACCCTGGGCTCCTTGCAGATCGATACGGTGCGCGCCGATGCGCCGTCACCCTCCCAGATCGCACGAGCGGTCGAGGTTCTCGGCACGGCCCGGAATCCCATTGTCCTGGCCGGCCACGGCGCCGCGAGAGCCGGGGCCTCGGCCGCCCTGCTGCGGTTCGCCGAGCGGCTGAACATCCCGGTCGCGACCACCTTTCACGGCAAGGGCGTCTTCCCCGACGACCACCCCAACGCCCTCGGCGCGGTCGGCTTCATGCGCCATGACTACGGCAACTTCGGTTTCGACGCGGCCGATGTGCTGCTCTGCGTCGGCTACGAGGTCCAGGAGTTCGACCCTGTCAAGATCAACCCGAACGGCGACAAGCGCATCGTGCACCTGCACCGCTTCCCGGCCGAGGTGGACGCCCACTACCCGGTCGCCGTCGGCGTCGAGGGGGATCTCTCGCAGGCGCTGGACGCCCTCGCGGCAGCACTGCCCGACGGCCTCGCCTACGACGCGTCGAGCAGCACGAAGATTCGTTCGCTGCTCGACGAAGAACTTCGGTACGGACGCGACAACGAGGCCTTCCCCCTGGTGCCGCAGCGCGTGGTGGCGGACGTCCGCATGGCGCT
This window encodes:
- a CDS encoding MIP/aquaporin family protein is translated as MTERLHRSGLVGELFAEFAGTMILILFGCGVVAQVVAGGALTDPAGGLGNHDSIAWAWGLGVTLGVYVAARLSGAHINPAVTVALAAFKGFPWKKVAPYAVAQVAGAFVGALIVRWNYSEALAKADPGHTIKTQGVFSTLPANGNTNLPVTEWGALRDQIIGTAILLFLVLAITDMLGTPPGANLAPFIVGLIVVAIGMAWGTNAGYAINPARDFGPRLASFLTGYGGAWRDQYGHLYFWVPIIGPFIGGVLGAALYKLLVGRFLPDAEPEPPGRVPVPDES
- a CDS encoding CBS domain-containing protein — protein: MTRRVHEVMTRNPVAVERLTSLAEAARVMRDAGIGDVLVVDQGRLCGIVTDRDLVVRGMAEDRDPAETTVHAVCSTEPLTVVGPDDHVDEAVDLMRRHALRRLPVRDAGGELVGIVTLGDLEVERDPGSPLASIAAAEEAARDR
- the glpK gene encoding glycerol kinase GlpK translates to MADFVGAVDQGTTSTRFMIFDHAGNEVARHQLEHNQILPRSGWVEHDPVEIWERTNSVIQNALRHGNLDASDLAAVGITNQRETTVVWDPRTGRPYYNAIVWQDTRTDSIAAALERGGQGKVIRRKAGLPPATYFSGGKIQWILENVDGVREAAEKGHALFGNTDCWVLWNLTGGPDGGVHATDVTNASRTMLMDLETLDWDDELLGFFGIPRSMLPTINPSSHPEAYGRTRTSRPLREAIPITGVLGDQQAATVGQVCFAPGEAKNTYGTGNFLVLNTGTELVRSRHGLLTTVAYQFGDSPAVYALEGSIAVTGSAVQWLRDQLKIITDAAETERLARTVEDSGGIYFVPAFSGLFAPYWRSDARGAIVGLARYHDSGHLARATLEAICYQSRDVVEAMEQDSGVHLDVLKVDGGVTANDLCMQTQSDVLGVPVSRPVVAETTALGAAYAAGLATGFWRDTDELRTHWQESKRWEPQWSEERRAEGYEGWKRAVERTLDWAKVE
- a CDS encoding class E sortase, which produces MPLPFPSRAVPVVLAGSVTALLAACGPSAAAGPAAGPRTTQVPTTAPATGPASAGAVEPAATPARDPVDVRTRESNLSIPSAGVTGLRVVPYEGTTDDRPGTLIQDRGIAASPYGERGGVGPGQVGNFLVTAHRLSAGGPLRDLPAVGVGDPVVVTADGAEYTYEIIATRRTSFRSQRSLDEQRAPVPGAPGATPTQAMITISTCATPEDHAEGNFWSDAQGNPEHRIDKIGVLRRTATST
- a CDS encoding IS110 family transposase — its product is MFEIEDVGVFLGLDVGKSSHHGHGLTPGGKKVFDKQLPNSEPKLRAVFDKLTAKFGTVLVIVDQPASIGALPLTVARDAGCQVAYLPGLAMRRIADLYPGEAKTDAKDAAVIADAARTMPHTLRSLELTDQITAELTVLVGFDQDLAAEATRTSNRIRGLLTQFHPSLERVLGPRLDHQAVTWLLERYGSPAALRKAGRRRLVELIRPKAPRMATRLIDDVFNALDEQTVVVPGTGTLDIVIPSLAASLAAVHTQRRAMEAQINALLEAHPLSPVLTSMPGVGVRTAAVLLVTVGDGTSFPTAAHLASYAGLAPTTKQSGTSIHGEHAPRGGNRQLKRAMFLSAFACMNADPASRAYYDKQRARGKTHTQALLRLARQRISVLFAMLRDGTFYESRTPTDVELAA
- a CDS encoding acetolactate synthase large subunit, whose product is MDTEGAATESRKTTAVEDVAHHLVRCLRAEGVEYVFGIPGEENIRFVDALNDSGIRYILVRHEQAASFMAEIYGRLTGRAGVCSATLGPGAINLLLGTADATTNSAPLVALAAQGSLRRIHKESHQVIDLVSMFAPVTLWSARIECPDAVPEMMRKAFKTAQSERPGAVFLAVPEDIEADRPVETLGSLQIDTVRADAPSPSQIARAVEVLGTARNPIVLAGHGAARAGASAALLRFAERLNIPVATTFHGKGVFPDDHPNALGAVGFMRHDYGNFGFDAADVLLCVGYEVQEFDPVKINPNGDKRIVHLHRFPAEVDAHYPVAVGVEGDLSQALDALAAALPDGLAYDASSSTKIRSLLDEELRYGRDNEAFPLVPQRVVADVRMALDRHDIVLADTGAGKMWMSRLYPTYEPNTCLVSNGLSTMGFALPGAIAAQLARPDRRVLAMMGDGSFLMNSQELETAVRERVPLVVLVLVDEEYGLITWKMELELGRHSHTRFTNPDLVAYAESFGARGYRVESADQLLPTLRRALDDDGVSVIACPVDYSENLRLTDRLGTLSGPF